ATTGTGGGAGCAATTCGGAGCAAGTCATGGCCCTTAACCTTCAGGTTGGCTATGGCAAATTTGTGCCGCTCATAAACATGCTTCATCACATCTCCTGCCTCAATACCATGGGGAACCTTGAAGAGAAATACGGAACTGCGGAATTTATCATTTGTCGTAGGTGTGGCAATCCATTTATAGGCTGTTTTTTCAGTAAACTGAGGAAAAATCTTTGGCAAATGTTTATAAAGCGCTGCTTTTGCCTGATCACCCAGATAATGTATGCGCGCCTCAATTTTGGCAGGAGATACATTGGGATGAAAATGTCCCCTATGAAATAGCGCAGTAATCCACGTAGAAACCAGGGTGGCGTCATTTTGTTGCCCCAGGTAGGAAAAGCGCTTGCTATTCGGGTCCATTGCTCCCCTTTCCGGATCATAGCCATAGTCAGCAGGCGTTTTAATGTATTCATCATAACCCCACACATCAGGTGTAAAGTTCCTGGCGGCGTCCGTCTCTTTTTTCATGTAAATAATTCCAACCATTTTGGGTCCGCAAGGCCATTTATGGAAACTGCCTGTAATGCTATCCACGTCGATTTTATCCAATTTAAGATCGAGCACGCCAAAGGTTTGGGCACTGTCTGCGTGGATATAGATATTTCTGTTAATGGACCTCACTTCGGTCACGATACGGTCCATGGGTAAAAGCATTCCGCATTCATTTGACTGCCAGGACAAGGTGACCATCTTTGTTCGACTGTCCAGCAGGTTTTTAAGGGGCAAAATAATATCGTCTTCACTCTGTGGATCTGATGGGATCATGCCCATTTTTCTTTCTTCTTCAGAGACCTTTTGCGAAAACATTTTTGTTTGTAATGATTTAATGGAATTCTTTCCCCAGCCCTGGGTGGCTTTACGATAAAACCATGCGTCGAGATTGGTTGGGTGATTGACATCCCATACAACAACATTATGTTCACCGGGATTAAAAAAACCGGACGTTACAAGACCATTGTTGATAAAATTGTTTCCTTCCGTCGTGTTACGGGTAAGCGCAACCAGGCACTGCGGCTCACAGTTTGACGCCCCCAGACCTATCCAGTTTTTAATGGCATCCAGTCCATACCCCAGGCCGGCCTGAGCCAGTTCCGCCCGCATGGGAAAGGAAATATCTTCAGCCAGCATTTGCTGAACCATGGACACCATCTCATCAACGGGTTTCAGGGATGGACAGAGGTTGGCAGAATTAACAGAAGTGCAGGTAAATTTATCGGCTTCGAAATAATTCTGAAGCAGCCTGTCCCATTCTTCATCTTTATTAAAATCGAGTTTGTCATTTTTATATTTCTGACCTTCCTGTCCCCATTTTGCAATTTGTTTTTTAATGGTCTCCAGCGCCGATGTTGTACTCAATTGGGAAGAACCGCTTTTTAACTTTGGCAAGGCAGCCGGAAAAACCAATCCCGGAACCATAATTGTTCCGCCAAGTCCTAATGTAGCCCCCATGAATTTTCGACGTGACAATTTCTTCATTGCTAGTTACCTCCAGTTAATTAGAATGATTACCGGTTTTACTAACCCCATAACAGGTTATTACCCGGCAATAAAAGGTATTACAATGTATCCCCTCTACCCCCTGCCCTAAACACCCTAAAGGTATTGCCTGGTTAATCGTATAAATTTTTTCTCAAAGATGGGAAGAACGCTAAGGAGAGTTTTAATAGCAGGTCACGGCAAAACAAGCTCTCAGGACTGCCTTGAGTTCAGGTCTTTGGTCTTGAATCCCTGGCGGCGCATTGGGTTCCTTCAATCAAGGCAAAGTGGAAAGCCCTTCTTTGTCTCGGAGCAATTGATTATGTTTCCTTACAGGGACCAACAAATTTTAATATCACCTTCAGGCTCCACTTCATAGTCGATATAAACATTATCGGCATTAGGAATTTCAAGCCATTCTCCAACAGGAAGGGGTTTGTCCGGCCTTGCGCTGTTAATATTATAAAGCGCCGTTGACCTGGACTCGTCCTGCGGAGAATATAATATTTTGGCAGTTCGCCTGTTAGTGTAAATAGCGATACTGCCCTTTCCCTGAACGCCGGGACCTACCTGGTTGTCATACATATCATTCATTTTGAACCCTCCATTATTTAGATGTTTTTACTCATAGAGTAAGATGATTAAGGCGTTAACATTTTTTCACTTTATTGCTGACCAGTGCGCTAAACCGCCATAAAGTAACAACTGCTTTTCAAGCCTTGCCGGATTTCAGCCAATTGTTGTCAATGCTGCTCCAATTGCAAATACAAAGGCAAATGGAGACTGAAAAATCCAAAGCCATAGACGGCCAGGCTCAAAAAAAAACCCGCAACCTGGATCATCAGGTGCGGGCTTTTAATATTATTCACTTTTCCGGTTCCCCCCATTGCACTACCCTCCCCCGGTAAGAATAACTATCAAAAATTATCTGTATATGCAAGAAAAAAATACAGGGCCTGGCAGCCAATTTTCATAAATCAATGGGGCAGAGTATGCTGTTGCTGTTTTGAATACACATTCCGGAGCTTTGGACTTCCAGCGGCATATACATATCATCACGGCAGGAGCAAGCCTTGATCCAGGCAAGCGCTCATGGTCTCAGAAACAAGGCAATCCTTTACCACCGGGTTTGTCCGGCAAAGGGTTCTGATTGCGCTTCCTCACACAATCTAACCTTATTCGTTATAAATTAAAAAGGGGGACTAATCAAGAGAATCTTTGTTCAGGAGAGTCCTATTCCAGGTTTGTATGACGAAGTTTCAATTCATTTTCTGTTATCTCAAAGTTAAATATCGATTTTCCTATGGATGATTCCAGTAATATTAACGTTGTAATTTCAAAAAATGTGCCCATAGGCATCACATTGACATCATTCTGGGGTTTTTCCGCCGGACCTTCCACTTTTATCACCAGATCAGACATTGCGGACAAAGCGCTTTTTTCACTTGACGTAAAAAGCACAATTTTGGCATTGCTTTCTTTTGCTTTTTTACAAACGGAAATAACGGAGGATGTTTCTCCTGAACCGGAGATAGCGATGAGGATACTCCCTTCATTAATTCTTGGTGTCAGAGTTTCACCAACAATATGAACACTTTTTCCTATATGCATGAGCCGCATTCCAAAAAACTTACCCACAAGGCCACTTCGCCCGGCCCCAACAACAAATATCCTCTCATGGGAATGAATAAAATCATCAAAGTGATTGATTACCCGGGGATTAATATTCTCAATACTTTTAATTACCTGAGATGTAAGACTGACGGCAATTTCTTTCATAACAAACTCTCTTTTATTTGCTTTGCGGCCAAGGCAGGGTTTTCTGAAGAGGTGATTGCGCCACCGACAATGACTGTATCGGGATTTTCTTTTTTAATATCGCCAATATTGGAGAGATTTATCCCGCCGGCCACAAAAACCGGCATGTCTGTCACCCGGCAAATCACCTTGAGATCGTTTAAGGGTGAAATTCCTCTTAGCTGTTGATCGATACCTGAATGTACGCCGATAAAATCAGCACCAACCTTTTTAACTTCAATGGCCCTTTTTGTCTTGTCAGGGTGATTTATCATATCGACAAGCACTTTAGCATTATGCTTTCTGGCTGCCTTTGCACTGCCCTTAATGGTATCCAAATCAGCAACGCCCAGAACGGAAACAATATCGGCGCCGCAGTTAAAGCAAAAATCCGCTTCATACTCGCCAACATCCATGGTTTTCAAATCTACAAAGATAATTTTTTCCGGGAAAGCCTCTCTCAACAATTTTAAAATGTGAATACCTTCATGCTTCATTAAGGGAGTGCCTATTTCTATAATATCAACATGTTCACGTGTCACCTCTGCCAATTCCATAGCTTTTTTACTGTCAAGAACATCAAGCGCCAGTTGTAAATTCATCAGTTATTCTCCAAATATAGGGGTTATTTTTACCGTAAATTGCTGCTTGCAGCATAATTGATGGAAGTATACATAAAAAGGAGGGAATTTGCAAGCAAAGTTGCTATTTATGTCCAAGAAAAAGCTAAATAACAGGAATACACTTAAACCGGCGGAAGAGCAGTTCAATTTGCTAACGGTAACGATAGATACGAGCTATCATTTCAGCAGACAGGCCTATGCGATCAGCAACACTGAACCTGGAAAAACAATGCGCTTGCAATCTATTGACACAATTTGAGATATTTTCGGCGGATCAAGTTCTGTTTGAATGCAATAGTTAAATTTTGTTTGTTGGATAAGCGACAAAACTTTTAGCCTCCCTATAGCAATCCGAAGGCAATGGCCAAGAATCCTGAGCCATTAATTCCTCCATGAATAACTACTCCAACCCAGGTATTCTTGCGACGTTGAACCACGTAAGGTTGGATAAACAAGACAGGCAATAAGATAACAAGAAGCTGCCAACCGAAGGCAATATGAAAAATACCCCATCCCATACTGTGAAATAACCAGGTTTGTTTTCCGAAAGCTAGTTCTTGACGTGGAAGCATCGTTCCTCGCCATAAGATTTCTTCACCCATAATATTAAGTATCCAGTATGGAAGCCAAATTCCCAACACCCAATACCTCTCAGAGGTAAGTGGCTCAAATGACATAAAAGATGGCTGGGGCTCCATTTGACCGACAATGACTTCTGCCCCTTTCATCATTCCTGAA
The DNA window shown above is from Deltaproteobacteria bacterium and carries:
- a CDS encoding aminotransferase class V-fold PLP-dependent enzyme, whose translation is MKKLSRRKFMGATLGLGGTIMVPGLVFPAALPKLKSGSSQLSTTSALETIKKQIAKWGQEGQKYKNDKLDFNKDEEWDRLLQNYFEADKFTCTSVNSANLCPSLKPVDEMVSMVQQMLAEDISFPMRAELAQAGLGYGLDAIKNWIGLGASNCEPQCLVALTRNTTEGNNFINNGLVTSGFFNPGEHNVVVWDVNHPTNLDAWFYRKATQGWGKNSIKSLQTKMFSQKVSEEERKMGMIPSDPQSEDDIILPLKNLLDSRTKMVTLSWQSNECGMLLPMDRIVTEVRSINRNIYIHADSAQTFGVLDLKLDKIDVDSITGSFHKWPCGPKMVGIIYMKKETDAARNFTPDVWGYDEYIKTPADYGYDPERGAMDPNSKRFSYLGQQNDATLVSTWITALFHRGHFHPNVSPAKIEARIHYLGDQAKAALYKHLPKIFPQFTEKTAYKWIATPTTNDKFRSSVFLFKVPHGIEAGDVMKHVYERHKFAIANLKVKGHDLLRIAPTISNSSKDVHRVVEAIVDVILAMKKGKLANKTHLRSYA
- a CDS encoding SIS domain-containing protein — translated: MKEIAVSLTSQVIKSIENINPRVINHFDDFIHSHERIFVVGAGRSGLVGKFFGMRLMHIGKSVHIVGETLTPRINEGSILIAISGSGETSSVISVCKKAKESNAKIVLFTSSEKSALSAMSDLVIKVEGPAEKPQNDVNVMPMGTFFEITTLILLESSIGKSIFNFEITENELKLRHTNLE
- the hxlA gene encoding 3-hexulose-6-phosphate synthase, whose amino-acid sequence is MNLQLALDVLDSKKAMELAEVTREHVDIIEIGTPLMKHEGIHILKLLREAFPEKIIFVDLKTMDVGEYEADFCFNCGADIVSVLGVADLDTIKGSAKAARKHNAKVLVDMINHPDKTKRAIEVKKVGADFIGVHSGIDQQLRGISPLNDLKVICRVTDMPVFVAGGINLSNIGDIKKENPDTVIVGGAITSSENPALAAKQIKESLL
- a CDS encoding CPBP family intramembrane metalloprotease, coding for MKQKKILKPGNECSFQKMGIGQSLAIFAAASIALILETQLLIPALSAAAGLEPILSWFIVAGVGIFTPMLMVTAFILRKEGALFQPGFWRNRLRFHRMNRGDWFWSFGAIIVIGIMSSGMMKGAEVIVGQMEPQPSFMSFEPLTSERYWVLGIWLPYWILNIMGEEILWRGTMLPRQELAFGKQTWLFHSMGWGIFHIAFGWQLLVILLPVLFIQPYVVQRRKNTWVGVVIHGGINGSGFLAIAFGLL